A single genomic interval of Physeter macrocephalus isolate SW-GA chromosome 5, ASM283717v5, whole genome shotgun sequence harbors:
- the ZNF786 gene encoding zinc finger protein 786 isoform X1: MAEPAPLPLTFEDVAVYFSEQEWRNLEAWQKELYKQVMRTNYEILVSLDDGLPKPELISWLEQGRELFKNWGESQKSGNIICFSADLHLDPVIEGQLFGGSQQAVKSGEAHCHFQVDPLQSQRSSEPLLGKSEDVSFRADQVVALLNPHRHDTWALVPVVHSTREPTQRDRIVSPRTLGLPGFQETSREGLQHPCHVCGEGFWKNLSEQHQGSHSKDPPHRAWNQLRKQTEAQQPLSIPRGQRHFRCPECGRGFRRKSCLLRPLAIYPEESQLLGSECEMYAHHLRAGPRPSQCPGCDERDPRGPPGAERPGSRREGAGAASEQAELPRSGEKPGLSPSGEERPEALEPGPGAERPASCGPCGRRSSPQFGLPDHTHVLSAEGPFRCAECGRASRQRGRLRLHRRVHSDEQPFACSECGLGFRLRRHGGERPLSCGECGRGFAHPCKLREHLRVHSGERPFGCPECGKSFRLKGILKAHERTHSRERPFQCAECGKGFTRPSKLAEHFRVHSGERPFGCPDCGRRFRLKGQLRSHQRLHTGERPFPCPDCGKSYRVKADMKAHRLLHGGRMPFSCECGKGFAKQSKLVEHIRTHTGEKPFQCPQCDKSFRLKAQLLSHQGLHTGERPFRCPECDKNFRERGHMLRHQRIHRPDRPFACAHCGKGFIYKSKLAEHIRVHTKSCRAPSEPDVKQRLSQLFAMIEADWS, translated from the exons ATGGCCGAGCCGGCTCCG TTACCTCTGACTTTTGAGGATGTGGCCGTTTATTTCTCCGAGCAAGAATGGCGGAATCTAGAGGCGTGGCAGAAGGAGCTTTACAAGCAAGTAATGAGAACCAATTACGAGATTCTTGTTTCTCTAG ATGATGGACTTCCCAAACCAGAACTAATATCCTGGCTTGAACAGGGAAGAGAACTCTTCAAGAACTGGGGAGAATCACAGAAATCAGGAAACATAATTTGCTTCTCTGCTGATTTGCATTTGGATCCAGTTATTGAGGGACAACTGTTTGGGG GAAGCCAGCAAGCTGTGAAATCAGGAGAAGCCCACTGCCATTTCCAAGTAGATCCTCTTCAGAGCCAGCGTTCCTCTGAACCCTTATTAGGAAAAAGTGAAGATGTTTCCTTCAGGGCTGACCAAGTCGTCGCCCTCCTGAACCCACACAGACATGATACTTGGGCTCTAGTTCCAGTAGTCCACAGCACCAGGGAACCCACCCAAAGAGACAGGATCGTAAGTCCCAGGACCCTCGGTCTCCCAGGCTTCCAGGAAACCTCCAGGGAGGGCCTCCAGCACCCTTGCCACGTCTGTGGGGAAGGCTTTTGGAAGAACCTCTCAGAGCAGCACCAGGGGAGCCACTCGAAGGACCCGCCACACAGGGCCTGGAATCAATTACGCAAACAAACCGAGGCACAACAGCCGCTGAGCATCCCTCGGGGACAGAGGCACTTCCGCTGTCCAGAATGTGGGCGGGGCTTCCGCCGAAAGTCGTGTTTGCTTAGACCCCTGGCAATCTACCCCGAGGAGAGCCAGCTGCTGGGCAGCGAGTGTGAAATGTACGCCCACCACCTGCGCGCGGGGCCGAGGCCTTCCCAGTGCCCCGGCTGCGACGAGAGAGACCCCCGGGGCCCTCCCGGCGCGGAGAGGCCAGGCTCCCGGAGAGAGGGCGCCGGGGCCGCCTCCGAGCAGGCTGAGCTCCCGCGCTCGGGAGAGAAGCCTGGCCTGAGCCCGTCTGGCGAGGAGCGCCCGGAGGCTCTCGAGCCCGGCCCCGGCGCGGAGAGGCCGGCCTCCTGCGGCCCGTGCGGCCGGCGCTCGTCCCCGCAGTTCGGGCTTCCAGACCACACCCACGTGCTCAGCGCAGAGGGGCCCTTCCGGTGCGCCGAGTGCGGCCGGGCCTCCCGCCAGCGCGGGCGGCTGCGGCTCCACCGGCGGGTGCACTCCGACGAGCAGCCTTTCGCGTGCTCGGAGTGCGGCCTGGGCTTCCGGCTGAGGAGGCACGGCGGCGAGAGGCCGCTCTCCTGCGGCGAGTGCGGCCGCGGCTTCGCCCACCCGTGCAAGCTGCGCGAGCACCTGCGGGTGCACAGCGGAGAGCGGCCCTTCGGCTGCCCCGAGTGCGGCAAGAGCTTCCGCCTGAAGGGCATCCTGAAGGCGCACGAGCGCACGCACAGCCGCGAGCGGCCCTTCCAGTGCGCGGAGTGCGGCAAGGGCTTCACGCGGCCATCCAAGCTGGCCGAGCACTTCCGCGTGCACAGCGGCGAGCGGCCTTTCGGCTGCCCCGACTGCGGCCGCCGCTTCCGTCTCAAGGGGCAGCTGCGGAGCCACCAGCGCCTGCACACGGGCGAGAGGCCCTTCCCGTGCCCCGACTGCGGCAAGAGCTACCGCGTGAAGGCCGACATGAAGGCGCACCGGCTGCTGCACGGCGGCCGGATGCCCTTCTCCTGCGAGTGTGGCAAAGGCTTCGCCAAGCAGTCTAAGCTCGTGGAGCACATCAGGACgcacacgggcgagaagccctTTCAGTGTCCCCAGTGCGACAAGAGCTTCCGCCTGAAGGCGCAGCTGCTCAGCCACCAGGGCCTGCACACCGGTGAGAGGCCTTTCCGCTGCCCCGAGTGTGATAAAAACTTCCGGGAAAGGGGCCACATGCTTCGGCACCAGCGCATCCACAGGCCCGACAGGCCGTTCGCCTGTGCACACTGCGGCAAGGGCTTCATTTATAAGTCGAAACTCGCCGAACACATCAGAGTGCACACGAAGTCCTGTCGTGCCCCCAGTGAGCCTGACGTTAAGCAAAGGCTCAGCCAACTGTTTGCGATGATTGAGGCCGACTGGAGTTGA
- the ZNF786 gene encoding zinc finger protein 786 isoform X2, with product MRTNYEILVSLDDGLPKPELISWLEQGRELFKNWGESQKSGNIICFSADLHLDPVIEGQLFGGSQQAVKSGEAHCHFQVDPLQSQRSSEPLLGKSEDVSFRADQVVALLNPHRHDTWALVPVVHSTREPTQRDRIVSPRTLGLPGFQETSREGLQHPCHVCGEGFWKNLSEQHQGSHSKDPPHRAWNQLRKQTEAQQPLSIPRGQRHFRCPECGRGFRRKSCLLRPLAIYPEESQLLGSECEMYAHHLRAGPRPSQCPGCDERDPRGPPGAERPGSRREGAGAASEQAELPRSGEKPGLSPSGEERPEALEPGPGAERPASCGPCGRRSSPQFGLPDHTHVLSAEGPFRCAECGRASRQRGRLRLHRRVHSDEQPFACSECGLGFRLRRHGGERPLSCGECGRGFAHPCKLREHLRVHSGERPFGCPECGKSFRLKGILKAHERTHSRERPFQCAECGKGFTRPSKLAEHFRVHSGERPFGCPDCGRRFRLKGQLRSHQRLHTGERPFPCPDCGKSYRVKADMKAHRLLHGGRMPFSCECGKGFAKQSKLVEHIRTHTGEKPFQCPQCDKSFRLKAQLLSHQGLHTGERPFRCPECDKNFRERGHMLRHQRIHRPDRPFACAHCGKGFIYKSKLAEHIRVHTKSCRAPSEPDVKQRLSQLFAMIEADWS from the exons ATGAGAACCAATTACGAGATTCTTGTTTCTCTAG ATGATGGACTTCCCAAACCAGAACTAATATCCTGGCTTGAACAGGGAAGAGAACTCTTCAAGAACTGGGGAGAATCACAGAAATCAGGAAACATAATTTGCTTCTCTGCTGATTTGCATTTGGATCCAGTTATTGAGGGACAACTGTTTGGGG GAAGCCAGCAAGCTGTGAAATCAGGAGAAGCCCACTGCCATTTCCAAGTAGATCCTCTTCAGAGCCAGCGTTCCTCTGAACCCTTATTAGGAAAAAGTGAAGATGTTTCCTTCAGGGCTGACCAAGTCGTCGCCCTCCTGAACCCACACAGACATGATACTTGGGCTCTAGTTCCAGTAGTCCACAGCACCAGGGAACCCACCCAAAGAGACAGGATCGTAAGTCCCAGGACCCTCGGTCTCCCAGGCTTCCAGGAAACCTCCAGGGAGGGCCTCCAGCACCCTTGCCACGTCTGTGGGGAAGGCTTTTGGAAGAACCTCTCAGAGCAGCACCAGGGGAGCCACTCGAAGGACCCGCCACACAGGGCCTGGAATCAATTACGCAAACAAACCGAGGCACAACAGCCGCTGAGCATCCCTCGGGGACAGAGGCACTTCCGCTGTCCAGAATGTGGGCGGGGCTTCCGCCGAAAGTCGTGTTTGCTTAGACCCCTGGCAATCTACCCCGAGGAGAGCCAGCTGCTGGGCAGCGAGTGTGAAATGTACGCCCACCACCTGCGCGCGGGGCCGAGGCCTTCCCAGTGCCCCGGCTGCGACGAGAGAGACCCCCGGGGCCCTCCCGGCGCGGAGAGGCCAGGCTCCCGGAGAGAGGGCGCCGGGGCCGCCTCCGAGCAGGCTGAGCTCCCGCGCTCGGGAGAGAAGCCTGGCCTGAGCCCGTCTGGCGAGGAGCGCCCGGAGGCTCTCGAGCCCGGCCCCGGCGCGGAGAGGCCGGCCTCCTGCGGCCCGTGCGGCCGGCGCTCGTCCCCGCAGTTCGGGCTTCCAGACCACACCCACGTGCTCAGCGCAGAGGGGCCCTTCCGGTGCGCCGAGTGCGGCCGGGCCTCCCGCCAGCGCGGGCGGCTGCGGCTCCACCGGCGGGTGCACTCCGACGAGCAGCCTTTCGCGTGCTCGGAGTGCGGCCTGGGCTTCCGGCTGAGGAGGCACGGCGGCGAGAGGCCGCTCTCCTGCGGCGAGTGCGGCCGCGGCTTCGCCCACCCGTGCAAGCTGCGCGAGCACCTGCGGGTGCACAGCGGAGAGCGGCCCTTCGGCTGCCCCGAGTGCGGCAAGAGCTTCCGCCTGAAGGGCATCCTGAAGGCGCACGAGCGCACGCACAGCCGCGAGCGGCCCTTCCAGTGCGCGGAGTGCGGCAAGGGCTTCACGCGGCCATCCAAGCTGGCCGAGCACTTCCGCGTGCACAGCGGCGAGCGGCCTTTCGGCTGCCCCGACTGCGGCCGCCGCTTCCGTCTCAAGGGGCAGCTGCGGAGCCACCAGCGCCTGCACACGGGCGAGAGGCCCTTCCCGTGCCCCGACTGCGGCAAGAGCTACCGCGTGAAGGCCGACATGAAGGCGCACCGGCTGCTGCACGGCGGCCGGATGCCCTTCTCCTGCGAGTGTGGCAAAGGCTTCGCCAAGCAGTCTAAGCTCGTGGAGCACATCAGGACgcacacgggcgagaagccctTTCAGTGTCCCCAGTGCGACAAGAGCTTCCGCCTGAAGGCGCAGCTGCTCAGCCACCAGGGCCTGCACACCGGTGAGAGGCCTTTCCGCTGCCCCGAGTGTGATAAAAACTTCCGGGAAAGGGGCCACATGCTTCGGCACCAGCGCATCCACAGGCCCGACAGGCCGTTCGCCTGTGCACACTGCGGCAAGGGCTTCATTTATAAGTCGAAACTCGCCGAACACATCAGAGTGCACACGAAGTCCTGTCGTGCCCCCAGTGAGCCTGACGTTAAGCAAAGGCTCAGCCAACTGTTTGCGATGATTGAGGCCGACTGGAGTTGA